In Strongyloides ratti genome assembly S_ratti_ED321, scaffold srae_chrx_scaffold0000002, a single window of DNA contains:
- a CDS encoding Collagen alpha-5(IV) chain, translated as MDLECRIKAYRFVAYSAVTFSVVAVLSVCITLPMVYNYVNNVKRSVNSEIVLCKGTAKEIWTEVNQLRAMGLEARNRTARQAYSTGPSGGGGGGAGGGGHGAGGSYGGGAGGGGHGAGGSYGGSGGHGGAGMAVSASSSGGGGGGGSCEQCCKPGPPGAGGKPGKPGKPGKPGAPGAPGSPGKAASAPCEPSTPPPCQPCPAGPPGPPGPAGPAGDAGSPGEPGSPGTDGGPGPAGPPGPPGAPGNDGQPGSPGGPGPDAQSEDGGPGAAGPPGPPGPPGNPGSPGNPGTGGGAGGPGPKGPPGPPGPPGSDGNPGTPGQPGQPGGQGEKGICPKYCAIDGGVFFEDGTRRR; from the exons atgGATTTGGAGTGTAGAATAAAAGCTTATAGATTTGTAGCTTATTCAGCTGTAACATTTTCTGTTGTTGCTGTATTAAGTGTATGTATTACACTTCCTATGGTATATAATTATGTTAACAATGTTAAAAGATCTGTTAACTCAGAAATTGTTCTTTGCAAg gGAACTGCAAAAGAAATATGGACTGAAGTTAATCAATTAAGAGCTATGGGATTAGAAGCACGTAACAGAACAGCACGTCAAGCTTATTCTACTGGACCAAGTGGAGGTGGCGGCGGAGGCGCTGGTGGCGGTGGACATGGAGCCGGAGGATCATATGGAGGTGGTGCTGGTGGCGGTGGACACGGAGCTGGAGGATCATATGGAGGTAGTGGTGGTCACGGAGGAGCAGGAATGGCTGTAAGCGCATCTTCAAGTGGAGGTGGTGGTGGTGGAGGTTCTTGTGAACAATGCTGTAAACCTGGACCACCAGGAGCAGGAGGAAAACCAGGAAAACCAGGAAAGCCAGGAAAACCAGGTGCTCCAGGAGCTCCAGGATCACCAGGAAAAGCCGCATCAGCACCATGTGAACCATCTACTCCACCACCATGTCAACCATGCCCAGCAGGCCCACCAGGACCTCCAGGTCCAGCAGGACCAGCAGGAGATGCCGGTTCTCCAGGAGAACCAGGTAGCCCAGGAACAGATGGTGGACCAGGACCTGCAGGACCTCCAGGACCACCAGGAGCTCCAGGAAATGACGGACAACCAGGATCACCAGGAGGACCAGGACCTGATGCACAATCTGAAGACGGTGGACCAGGAGCAGCAGGACCACCTGGACCACCAGGACCACCAGGAAATCCAGGAAGTCCAGGAAACCCAGGAACAGGAGGTGGAGCTGGAGGACCAGGACCAAAAGGACCACCAGGACCACCTGGCCCACCAGGATCAGATGGAAATCCAGGAACTCCAGGACAACCAGGACAACCAGGAGGTCAAGGAGAAAAAGGAATCTGTCCA